A region from the Alosa alosa isolate M-15738 ecotype Scorff River chromosome 7, AALO_Geno_1.1, whole genome shotgun sequence genome encodes:
- the LOC125298129 gene encoding N-acetyllactosaminide beta-1,3-N-acetylglucosaminyltransferase 2-like has translation MHTSQMKNRILGLMMFNVLLFILVDISMKYTHVRDQNSKVRIPSTRFWKKLTVSEAFWNRRQQLLDHIHNPLFASAIAAGNDTLIDAATIPAGILAWINDTSPEDPCAPDHSMASRVKDYDQLPQRFKDFLRYMRCRSYPMVLNVPDLCQEPPFLLLAVKSLSPHFDRRQAIRQSWGRAGTFAGHKVVTVFLLGNAASTDHFPDLSGMVQHESALHGDILQWNYRDTFFNLTVKEVLFLEWLHHSCPGVSYVFKGDDDVFVNTHRILNYLGGLRRSKSRDLFIGDVITGAGPHRNKKLKYYIPESVFQGNYPPYAGGGGYIYSGDVAMRLYNASQKVSLYPIDDVYTGMCLQKIGLLPEKHKDFKTFNIDEKYRDNACIYSALMLVHSRTPQEVIQIWSWLQDPGLRCQAVTKVVG, from the coding sequence ATGCATACCAGCCAGATGAAGAACAGGATCCTGGGCCTGATGATGTTCAAcgtcctcctcttcatcctggTGGACATATCCATGAAGTACACCCACGTCAGGGACCAGAACAGTAAGGTTCGAATCCCGTCGACGCGCTTCTGGAAGAAGCTCACGGTCAGTGAGGCCTTCTGGAACCGTCGGCAGCAGCTGCTCGACCACATACACAACCCGCTCTTCGCGTCGGCAATCGCCGCGGGCAACGACACGCTCATAGACGCCGCCACCATCCCAGCGGGGATACTCGCCTGGATAAACGACACGAGTCCCGAAGACCCCTGCGCACCTGACCACAGCATGGCGTCAAGAGTGAAGGACTACGATCAGCTGCCGCAGCGCTTTAAGGACTTCCTGCGGTACATGCGGTGCCGGTCCTACCCCATGGTGCTGAACGTGCCGGACCTTTGCCAGGAGCCCCCGTTCCTGCTCCTGGCGGTGAAGTCCCTGTCGCCCCACTTCGACCGGCGCCAGGCAATCCGCCAGTCCTGGGGCCGCGCGGGCACGTTTGCGGGGCATAAGGTCGTCACGGTGTTTCTCCTCGGCAACGCCGCGTCAACGGATCACTTCCCGGACCTGTCGGGGATGGTGCAGCATGAGTCGGCGCTCCACGGCGACATCCTCCAGTGGAACTACCGTGACACCTTCTTCAACCTGACCGTCAAGGAGGTTCTCTTCCTGGAGTGGCTCCACCACAGCTGCCCCGGCGTCAGCTACGTCTTCAAAGGCGACGACGACGTCTTTGTCAACACACACCGCATCCTGAACTACCTGGGCGGGCTCCGGCGCTCCAAGTCCCGGGACCTCTTCATCGGCGACGTGATCACGGGTGCCGGTCCGCACCGCAACAAGAAGCTAAAGTACTACATCCCCGAGAGCGTCTTCCAGGGCAACTACCCACCGTACGCTGGCGGAGGGGGATACATCTACTCGGGCGACGTGGCTATGCGGCTCTACAATGCCTCGCAAAAAGTCTCGTTGTACCCCATCGACGACGTCTACACGGGCATGTGCCTTCAGAAAATCGGCCTGCTGCCAGAAAAGCACAAGGACTTCAAGACATTTAACATTGATGAGAAGTACCGGGACAATGCTTGCATCTACAGCGCTCTCATGCTTGTCCACAGTCGGACTCCACAGGAAGTTATCCAAATCTGGTCCTGGTTACAGGACCCTGGCCTGAGATGTCAGGCTGTGACAAAGGTTGTTGGATAA